In Halobacteria archaeon AArc-dxtr1, the sequence AACGGACGGTCTGGGGCTAGTCGTCGCCGGCCATTCCGGATGGGGACGGATCGAACTCGCCGCGGGCCGGCTCCGGGACGTACTCCTCCAGATCGACGTCGTCGAAGGCAACGCGCTCGCCGCGCTCGGCCGAGAGGTACGACGCCATGCAGAGTTCGACGATCTCGAGCCCGTCGTAGAGGTCCTCGCTCGCGTTCTCGCCGTTTCGGAACGCCGAGACGACGTGGCGGTTCTGATCCAGATAGCCGTAGGTCGTCACCTCGTCCGGGATGACGGCCATCTCGCCCTGGCCGGCCTGTTGTTTCTCGACGACGTAGCCGGTGTCGTCTTCGACCTCGCTCGAGAAGAAGACGTTGACGCCCGAGTCGAGCGTGTTGATATTTCCGGAGTACTCCGGGCCGAGCAGTTCGATGGTGATACGCAGCCCCTTTCCGACGAAACACCAGGAGTTCGTCGACTCGGCGACGACGACCTCGCCGTCGTCGGTTTCGTAGAAGACGGTGGCGTGGGCGTAGTCCTCCGTGGGCTCGGCCTGGAAGTCGACGTCGAAATCCTCGGCGAGCCGGTCGGCGTACTCGTCGCGGGTCCACTTCAGCGTCGAGAGGTCACAGCTCACGGCGAGGGGGGTGAGATCGTCGCCGGTTTCGGCCTCGAGTAAGTGCTTGTTGACCTTGTGGCAGTGACACATCATGTCGCTCAAGACGCCGCCGCCCTGCTTGTCGCCCTGCCAGAACCACGCCGAGTGCGGCCCGGCGTGCTCCTCGGCCGAGCGCGCGAGGTAGGGCCGGCCCGTGGCCTCGGCGCTGTCCCAGAGGAGGTCCTTGATCTTCGCGATGCCGGGCATGAACACCTGATTCTCGAGATAGGCGTGGTTGACGTCGATCGACTCGATCAGGTCGACGACCTCCTGCGCTTCCGCGAGGTTGCGCGCGAGGGGCTTCTCGATAGCGATGCCGTCCAGATCGGCGCCGTCCTCGACGGCCTCGACGACCGCCTCGATCGTCTCGAGGCGGGTGAAGTTCGGGCTGGTTATCCAGAGCGCGTCGACGTCCGGATCGCGCGTCAACTCGCCGACCGACTCGTGGACCGTCGGATCCCCACACTCGTACCCGCGGAGCTTCTCCGCGAGGGCTTCGGCCTTGCTCCGAGTCGGGTTCATTACGCCCGCTGCGTGAGCGTGTCGGATCCCGCGCAGCGTCTCCGAGTGGAACGTGTCGGTGATGAAGCCGGCGCCGACGAAACCGATGCCCAGTGAATCATTCGCTGGCATGTGCTCGGAGATCTGTCCGCATCGATAATATAAATACTGCAACTGGCAGCCCGGCGCGAGCGGTGGATTGGATTCGAGAAGGTCGGTTGGCGGGTTCGCGGGACAGAATTCGAATCAGGGAGGTCGCAGCACGCTGCTCCCAGAGTTGGTACAAGACCCACTGCAATACACACCAGTCAACTGTCGGCAAACGAGCGGTTCGGAGAACCCGAGTGAAGCCGTTCACCGAGCGCTACGCGCTCGGGCCAAGCGACGACCGTAGGGAGGAGTGCAGTGCTTTTGGTCCAGCTTTTGCCGAGGGCTGACGCAGTCAGCCCGCAGAGCAAAAGGTGGATGCGCGGGACAGGATTCGAACCACAGTCGTTCCGTTCGCTTCGCTCACTTCACTCCTTGATTCGAATCCTTTTGCGATAGCTGTCGCTCGCGGAATTGCTCGCGACAGCAATGCGCGGGACAGGATTCGAACCTGCGGACCCCTACGGGACAGCGTCCTAAGCGCTGCGCCGTTACCACTTGGCTACCCGCGCTCAACACAGCGTACCGTCGATTCGAGTAAGAAGCTGTCGATCCGACCGAGTCTCTCTGCGCCTCAGTCGTGGGCCAGGGGCTCTTCGGGCGACCAGTCGGGTGGGACGATGAAGGTAACGTGCTCCGAGTCACGCAGCTGGTGGAGCTCTGCGGCCTGCTCGGCCATCGACCGGTCCCGGTACGGTAGCTCGAGACCGCATCCGGTACAGACGAGCTTGCAGGTTACCCTGGATGACATAGGAACGTGACCGCGGACTGGAGACGGACACACGTGAACTACGGAGGGGCGAGTCGAGCTTTAGTAATCGTGACTTACAGAGGCTGACGGGGGACTGTCGGGAAGTGCTGACAGCGCGAGGTCGGATCGTGAACGTACGGACGTTTATCCCGCATTGGACACTACAACTGGGTATGCACAGCGCGAGAGACCGGGTCGAGCACGAGGCCTGGCTCGACGAGCTCGAAGTGATCGCCGACAGACTCGGTCTGTCTACCGACGCGCGATCGTGTGCGGCCGAGCTATTCCTCTCTGACGTTCCCGAGGCCGACCGATCGAAACGAGCGGTCCTCGCGGCCAGTGTCTACGCCGGGTCGCTGGTTGCTGGAGAGGGCTGCACACAGGGACGTGTGGCCGAGGCGTCCGACGTCTCGCGGCTGTCGATCCAGCAGCGCTGGAAGGACCTGCTCGAGAGTGCCGGACTGGAGCCGCCGGGCTGGTAGACCCGAGACAACTGCGCCGTGCTACGGTCGAACGTACCCGTAGCCATCGGCTTGGAGTCGGGTGACCTCGACGGCGCCTTCCGGGACCGTCTCGACTCCCTCGACGAGATCGGAATCCGCGAGTCCGCGGCCGTCGAGGGTGTTCTCGCAAGCCTTCACCGCGACATCATCGTCGAGTAGCGCACGAACCGTGTCCTCGTTCTCGCCGCCTGCTTTGATCGCGCCGATTCCGTCGGCCTGGACGACGAGTACGATGTCGTCGATTTCCTCGTCCGCCAAGAGGTTCTCGGCAATCGCGAAGGCGGTTCGCTGTTCGGTCTCGTCGCCGGAGGGGACGTGAATAACGCTCTGCATACACCGTTCTGGGACGAGCGGTGTGGAGTACCTACTGCTTGCGAGAGCGGCGGCGATCGAACAGGCTCGGAGGAGGGGTGTATCGGCCACTCTGCAGCAGAGCCGTCGTGTGTCGGTCACTCGCCGTCCGACTGCGTCCCGTCGAGCACTGCTCCGTGTTCGTCGATCTCGCCGTTGACGATTCGAGTACTCGAGATGATGTCGCCGTCGTCGGCGACGACGTGCGGAACGACGACGATATCGAGGGCGTCGTGGCCGCGTTCACGCCTGATCTCGTTAATTCGGTGGCCGCCGTCGACGGTTTCCGGCGAGACGACCAGATAGTCGAACTGAGATTCGGTCGCGATACCGGTCGGTTCGTGGAGCGGTCGGATTTCGAACGCCCGGTCGTACTCCTCGGCGAAGGATGCGAGTTCGGTCTCGAGACGACGCTCCCGGCGCTCGTAGGACGACACCGGGCGATCCTCGTGGCGCGTTTTCGGGGCGAGCTCGTCGCTCGTCAGGCCGACGGTCACGTCGCCGAGTTCGAACGCTCGATCGAAGAGGCGGCGGTGACCGTCGTGGACGGGGTCGAATGTCCCACCGAGCGCGACGTCCATACCCCGGCACACTGGCGCGGTCCGTATAAACCAGTCGGAACGAAACGTTCGAAACGCCGATACCGATGGCTTCGACGACCGTCGAACGCCCCGTTCGCATCGCTTTTGGTGGTGGGCGGGAGTACGTGTCACATGGGACTTGACGAGGACGCCCTCGAGTATCACCGGACGGATCCGCCCGGGAAAATCGAGATTTCGACGACGAAACCGACGAACACCCAACGAGACCTCTCGCTTGCGTACTCGCCGGGTGTGGCCGCTCCGTGTCTGGCGATCGACGACGACGAAACCGACGCGTACAGCTACACGGCAAAGGGGAACCTGGTCGGAGTCGTCTCGAACGGATCGGCCGTCCTCGGCCTCGGTGACATCGGCGCACAGGCGTCGAAGCCGGTAATGGAAGGGAAAGGGGTCCTGTTCAAACGCTTCGCCGACATCGACGTCTTCGACATCGAACTCGACGAGGCCGACCCCGACGAGCTGATCCGGGCGATCACGATGATGGAGCCCACCTTCGGCGGAATCAACTTAGAGGACATCAAAGCCCCCGAGTGTTTCGTCATCGAAGAGCGCCTGCGCGAGGAGATGGACATCCCGGTCTTTCACGACGACCAGCACGGCACCGCGATCATCTCCGGGGCCGCGCTGTTGAACGCCGTCGACGTCGCTGACAAGCAGATCGAGGAGCTGAAAATCGTCTTCTCCGGTGCGGGGGCGAGCGCGCTGGCTACCGCCGAGTTCTACGTCTCGCTAGGGGCGCGCCGGGAGAATATCTTCATGTGCGACTCGACAGGGATCATCACGGAACAGCGCGTCGAGAACGACGAGATCAACGAGTACAAGCGCGCGTTCGCCCAGGACGTTTCCGAAGGCGACCTGTCGGACGCACTCGAGGGCGCCGACGTCTTCGTCGGGCTCTCGGTCGGCGGCCTCGTCGACGAGGAGATGGTCCGCTCGATGGGAGCCGATCCCATCATCTTCGCGATGGCCAACCCCGATCCGGAGATCGGCTACGAGCAGGCGAAAGCGGCCCGCGAGGACACCGTCATCATGGCTACCGGCCGCTCTGACTACCCAAACCAGGTCAACAACGTGCTCGGCTTCCCCTTCATCTTCCGTGGCGCGTTGGACGTCCGGGCGACGGGAATCACCGAGTCGATGAAGGTCGCTGCCGCGGAGGCGCTCGCGGAACTGGCCCGCGAAGACGTACCTGACGCCGTCGTCAAGGCCTACGGCGACGAACCGCTGCAGTACGGTCCGGAATACATCATCCCGAAGCCGGTCGATCCGCGGGTGTTGTTCCGGGTTGCTCCAGCCGTCGCGCAGGCCGCGATGGACGCCGGAGCCGCGCGAACCGAGATCGACCTCGACGCCTACGAAGAACAGCTCGAGGCGCGCCTCGGAAAGTCTCGCGAGATGATGCGGGTCGTCCTGAACAAAGCAAAGAGCGACCCGAAGACGGTCGCACTCGCAGAGGGCGAGAACGAGAAGATGATCCGTGCGGCCTACCAGCTCGAAGAGGAAGGGATCGCCGACCCGGTTCTGATCGGCGACGAGAGCGACATCCGGAAGACGGCGGCCAATCTCGGGCTCGACTTCGCGCCCGAGGTTGCCGATCCGACGGCCGACGGCGAGGGGTACGCCGAGCGGCTGTACGAGCTACGCCAGCGCAAGGGCATCACGCGAACGGAGGCGAGCGAGTTGATCGAGCGCGACACCAACTACTTCGGCAGCGTGATGGTCGAACGCGGCGACGCCGACGCGTTCCTGACGGGACTCTCTCACCACTACCCCTCGGCGCTCCGGCCGCCCCTGCAAGTGGTCGGAACGGCCGAGGACGTCGACTACGCCGCCGGCGTCTACCTGCTGACGTTCAAAAACCGGGTCGTCTTCGTCGCCGACGCGACGGTCAACCAGGACCCCGACGAGGAGGTCCTCGCGGAGATCACGAAACAGACCGCCAAACTCGCCCGGCGATTCAACGTCGAGCCCCGCGCCGCCTTACTCTCGTACTCGAACTTCGGCAGCGTCGACAACGCAGACACCCGGAAGCCGCGGACGGCGGCCCGGCGTCTGCAAGACGACCCCGAGGCCGACTTCCCGGTCGACGGCGAGATGCAGGCCGACACCGCTGTCGTCGAGGACATCCTCACAGGTACGTACGACTTCGCCGAACTCGAGGAACCCGCGAACGTGCTCGTCTTCCCGAACTTAGAGTCGGGCAACATCGGCTACAAGCTGCTCCAGCGGCTGGGCGGCGCCGACGCGATCGGCCCAATGCTGGTCGGGATGGACGAGCCGGTTCACGTCCTCCAGCGTGGCGACGAGGTCAAAGACATCGTCAATCTGGCGGGCGTGGCGGTCGTCGACGCCCAGCAGGAGTAAGATCCGCGAGCGTAGCGAGCGGCTTTTTAGTGGAGATTTTTGCGCACCATCTGTGAACCCCAAATCGCGCCCCGAAGCTTGCGAAACCGGGACACTTTTGGACGGAGCGTGCTTCGCCTTGCAGCAAGATCCCCCACATGCGACCCTCTGAACGGCCCGTTTCGGCCACAGACGCGATCGCTGACCGACTTTCACGACGACGGCTACTCCAGGCGACAGGGGTTGGCGCTGCCGCTTCCCTGGCGGGCTGTACGCTCGACGCAGACGGCGACTTGGGCCGGCCCGACTGTCCCGCCGACCTCCCCGCACTCCCCGAAGACGGTAGTCACCCCGACGAGGACGTAACGATGTGGCGCCGCGGCCTCCAGCGGTGGGGGTACTACCCCGACGAGACCGTGCCGGAGTCGGTGAGCGTGAACTGGTCGTTTCCGATCAACTACGTCGGCCACACCGCGGCGAAGGCGAGTCCGGTGCCGACGCCGGACGGCGAGACGATCGTCTTCGCGGGCGACACTGGCCTCGTCGAGGGGTACACCCCCGATGGGCGCCGTCGGTGGTCGACCCAGACGGGCGCGACGAGCCTCGGCTTTCATGGGTCGGCGACGATCGTCGACGGGATCGTCTACATCGGCGGCTACGACGGCGATCTCTACGCAATCGAGGCCGACACCGGCGACATGGTCTGGCGCACGCGCAGTCACGAACTCGACGGGACGCTCGCGATCGGCTCGAGCCCGGCGTACTACGACGGGACGCTGTACGTGGTTGCCGAGTACGGCAGCCCCTCCTCGGGGGCACTGTGGGCGATCGACCCCGAGACCGGCTCGCCGGTCTGGAAGGACGACGACATCTGGGGCCAGCCCCACCCATCGGCGACGTTCGACTTCGAGACCGAACGGATCGTGACGGGGTCGAACGACGGCGTCGTCTACTGCTGGGAGTACCCCTGTTTAGAGCGGGCGTGGACGTTCCAGGCTGGGCCGGAGGGTGGCCCCGAGGGCGAGGAGAAAGCCGGCGGCGAGTTCAACTTGGGCGCGGAGATCAAGGGGACGGCGCCGGCCTACGACGGACGCGTCTACGTCGGCTCCTGGGACGGCTTCTTCTACTGTCTCGATCTGGAAGACGGTGAGGAGCTGTGGTCGTTCGAGACAGGCCGGGTCATCATGTCGAACCCGGCGATCGATCCGGAGACGGGAGTCGTCTACATGGGAAGCGACGACAGCACCGTCTACGCACTCGACGCCGAAACCGGCGAGGAACTGTGGTCCGAGACCGTCAACGGCCGGGTGATCGGCTCGCTTACAGTGACCGAGAACGCGGTGCTGGTAGGCTCGTACGACGCGCATCTCTACGCACTCGACAAGGAGACCGGAGAGCGGTTCTGGCGCGTGGAAAACCGTGGACGAGTGACGAGCGCGGCCGTCCCCGTCGACGGCCAGATCTACTACGCCGAGCGTGGGGTCATCGAGGGCCACTACGACGACGAGGTCGACGAAGAACTCCTCGCACCCGGGCACGCCTACTGTCTGGTCGAGGAGTGACCGACCGGCGCCAGTCGAAGCGTTCGTTCGCCGACGACAGGCGAGCCAGCCCCGACGCCGAAAGAGTGCATTCAAGTAGCTACCGGGTTTCCGTGGGAGTATGAACGATCACGGACGCTCCACCCGAAAACGCACGGGCGGTCGACTGAAGGATACTCGAAACCGACGCAAACACCAGCTCGGACGCCACCCTGCAGAGACGCAGGTCGGCGAGCCCCGATTCCGCACCGTCGACGTGCGTGGGAACGGCGAAAAGACCCGCGCGCTGGCGACGAACGTGGCCACCGTCAACACGGGCGGCGAGGCGGTCACCACCGAGATCGCCGACGTCGTCGAAAACGACGCCAACCCCAACTACGTCCGCCGAAACATCGTCACCAAGGGTGCCGTCATCGAGACCGGCGAGGGAACGGCTCGCGTGACCTCCCGACCCGGCCAGTCCGGCCAGGTCAACGCCGTCCTGCTCGACGACTGAGCGATTTTCGCTGCGGATAGTGGCGCCGAACGTGTTCTAGCGTCGCTTCTATGATCCTCGGGATAGGAAGTCGACAATTCCACCCAAGAGCTCCCCTTGGAAGAAGACTCAGGGACGTGGCGCCGCCTTCTGGAGCGCCGTTTCGGCGATGTTGCCGCCGTAGTCTGCGCTTCGGGACAGGGAGTCGACGATGAGGCCGAGCGATTGGGCCTGCAACGGATCGAGCTCGCGGAGCATGTCGTCGATCGTCCGGGTGTGTTGGTCGATCTCGAGGACCGACTCGCGAGCGCTGTGTCCCAACCGGTTTGCCTCCTCGCTCTCTTCGGCAAAGAGCGCGTCCATCGAGCGCTCTAAGACGCCAGCAGCGTCTTCCTGGAGGGCAACGAGGGCGTCGGCGACGTCCGCGGGAATCTCCTCGAGTTTGAGCGCCAGCTTGCTGATCTTGACCGCGTGGTCGGCGACGCGCTCGAGTTGGCGCGCGCTCGAGTGATAGTCGAAACAGTCCTCGCGAGGGACACCGAGTTCCTCGGCCGCGCGTGGCGAGCGCAACGTCGCCCGAAAGATGCGCGAGACGACCAGCCAGAGGCGGTCGACGTCGTCGTCGCGCTGGACGACGTCGTGGGCGATGTCGTCGTCGTTCTCGACGAGGGCGACGACCGCGTCTTGGAGCATCGACGCGGCGATCAGCCGCATCCGGGAGACGGCGTTGACGATCGACAGCTCGGAGGAGTCGAGTAAGTCCTGGATGACGACGCTGTCTGTCGTCTCCTCGAGGACCTCGACGCCGACCAGCCCCTGCGTCGCGGCCCGGATCGTGCTTCGCTGATCGGTCGTGACGCGAGCGGCCTCGAGACGGATGATATCGAACCCGCTTACGTACATCGTCATGACGGCGCGCATGAGGCGTTCACCCTCGAGATCGGTCACGTCGAGGGTCCCCTCCTGGCGGTTGGTCTCCGAGCGCGGGGTCAACAGGAGGGCGTCGTCCTCCGGGTAGAATTCGACGGTGCTTCCGGCAGAAACGTCGTTGTCAGTCGCCCACTCTTTTGGCAGCGAGACGGTGTATGTAGAGCCACCAGTCACCTGGACCTTTCGCGTCTCCATACCGGCGGGTTTGAGCCCACCACCATATATTGATCGAAATCTATGTACTCGAGGACCATACGGGGCGTTGGAGGGGGTTAGCGCAGTATATACAGCTATATACTACGATATAGACCCAGTATAAATTTCGTGCTAAGCAGTTCTCTAGTGCACAAATATATATCTCCATTTCCTATGTAGAGATATATAGAGAACATAGTAGCGTATTTAGACGGGTCGGCTCCTTGTCCCAGGTGATGGGAACACAGCCGAGAGCCGGAGGCGGCCGGGGGCGCTCGCGTCGGCGCGTCTTACTCGGCGTCGCAGGCGCGGCGACGGCCGGCCTGGCCGGCTGTATCACTCGAGGAGAGGACAGCGGCCTGCAGGGAGAGATCGTTATCGACGGCTCGAACACGCTGTTGCCAAACAGCGCACTGGTGGCTGAGCTATTCTCGTGGGAGAACAACCAGGTCGAGATTCCGGTCCGCGGGTCCGGAACCGGCGCCGGCTTCCAGCAGTTCTGTCGCGGCGAGACAGACCTCCAGAACGCGAGTCGTGATATCGCCGACGACGAACTGGAGCTCTGTGAGGAAACCGGCGTCGAGTGGTTCAGACTCGAGGTGGTCCGTGACGGGATCGCGATGATGAAACACCCCGACAACGACTGGTGTGACTGCCTTACCACCGAGCAACTGGGCGCACTCTGGGAGCGAAACTCGTCTGTCGAGACGTGGCGAGATCTCGCCGAGATCGGCGATGAGACGCCCGAGAACGCCGAGGAGTGGCCCGACGAGGTGATTTCGCTGTACGGCCGGGACTCCGCCTCGGGAACGTTCGACTACTTCACCGAGGAGATCACCGGCTCCGTCGGCAACATCCGCGGCGACTACAGCGGAACTCCGGACACGAACGCGATCATCCGTGGCGTCCGCGGCAATCGACACGCAATCGGGTTCGGCGGCGCCGGCTACTACTACGAGAACGAGGACGATCTTGATCTGATCGCCGTCGACAACGGCGACGGATGCATCTATCCCAGGGCAGAGACGATTGAGGACGGCAGCTACAGTCCCCTTTCTCGGCCGATGTACCTCTACGTTCGCGAGGATGCCCTCGAACGCGAGGCAGTCCGGGAGTTTCTGCGATTCTACCTCGACAACACACAGGAGACCGCCCGAGACGTCGGTTTCTACGCCATCGAGGACGAGACGATCGCAGAACAACACGCGAAACTCGACGAGTTGATCGGAGTGGACGAACCGCAAGCGGAAGACGAACCGACCGAGGAGGACGAATGAACACGAACGTCGCATCTATCGAACAGTCCGCGAACCCGACGGACACTCACAGCCACCGATGAGCACGGAACCGATCGATTTGAGCCGAGACACCAACAGTGTCGGCAGCGTCGTCGACAGGGCCGCGAAGTGGATCTTCTTCTCGTGTGCGCTCGTCACCGTCCTGACGACCCTCGCGATCATCCTGGTGTTAGTCGACGGCGCAATCGACTTCTTCGCGCACGTTTCGATCGTCGAGTACCTGACCACGACCGAGTGGAACCCCCGCGCCGCCGAGAACCCGAGCTTCGGCGTGTTGCCGCTGGTCTGGGGGACTCTCGTCATCACTGTCGGCTCGGCGCTGATCGCCATCCCAGTCGGCACGCTGACGGCGATCTACCTCTCCGAGTACGCCGACGAGCGCGTCCGACGGACGATCAAACCGACGCTCGAGGTCCTCGCGGGAATCCCGACGATCGTCTACGGCTTCTTCGCGCTCTCGTTTATTACGCCGATTATCCAGTACTTCCACCCGGGCGTGGGAACGTTCAACGCCCTCTCGGGAGCGATCGTCGTCGGCGTCATGATCATCCCGATGGTGTCGTCGATCTCCGAGGACGCGATGAGCTCGGTGCCGGACTCGCTTCGGAACGCCGCCTACGGACTCGGCGCGACGAAGTTCGAGGTCTCGACCCAGGTCGTCCTGCCCGCGTCGCTGTCGGGTATTCTCGCCGCCTACATCCTCGCGATCTCGCGGGCGATCGGCGAGACGATGGCCGTCACCCTCGCTGTCGGAATGTTGCCCCAGATCACCGCCAGTCCCTTTGCTGAGATGCAGACGATGACGGCGTACATGGTCGAGATCGGGACCGGTGACGCCTCCGTCGGCTCCGTCGGCTACATGAGCCTGTTTGCAATCGGGCTCACGCTGTTCCTGATGACGTTCACGATGAACGTCGGGAGCATGTGGGTTCAGTCACGCTACCGGGAGGAGTACCAATGAGCGCGGAAACCGCAGACGACGGCTTCGCGGTCGACGATGCCTCGATCCGCCGGATGCGTCTCTACGGTCGCATCTTCCTCGGTCTCTGTATCGCGGCGACGATGGTCGGAATCGTCGCACTCGTCGCACTGGTGTACGACGTGGTCGCCGAGGCCTGGGGCTGGCTCACCTGGGAGTTCCTGACCCACCCGCCGTCGTATCTGGTCGAACACTACAATCCGTCGAACTACGGGGACCTACCGACGGGGCCGGGCGGAATCTACCCGGCGCTCGTGGGGTCGATCTACCTCATCGTCCTCACCGCGATCTTCACGCTGGTACTGGGCGTCGGCGCCGCGATCTACCTAGAGGAGTACGCCGCTGAGACGCGGTTCACCCAGTTCATCGAGGCAAACATCGCGAACCTCGCAGGCGTCCCGTCGATCGTCTACGGACTGCTCGGGTTGGCGCTGTTCGTCCGCGCGATCGGTGCGGGGGCGAGCCTGCTCGCGGGCGCGCTGACGCTAACGCTGCTGATCCTGCCGATCGTCATCGTCCAGACCCAGGAGTCCCTGCGGGCGGTGCCGGACTCGATGCGCCGGGCTTCCTACGGTGCGGGCGCGACGAAGTGGCAGACGATCCGAAACGTCGTCCTGCCGGAGGCGATCCCGGGTGTCATGACCGGGATCATCCTCTCGCTGTCCCGCGCGATCGGCGAGACGGCGCCGATCATCATGGTCGGGGCGGCGACGTCGATGTTCGCGCCGCCGAGTATCACAGACCCCACCGGCTCGTTCGCCGCGATGCCGATGCAGATCTTCGAGTGGGCGAAAGCACCGGAAGGTGACTTCCAGCACGTCGCGGCGGCTGGGATCATCGTCCTGCTGAGCGTCCTGTTGCTCATGAACGCGACCGCGATCTACATCCGAAATAAGTACGACCGCCGCGCCTGATTACCAATGACCCGAAAGACACCACCAAACCGAACCACCAACGATCGTCCCACAACAGGTAACTGCCCGGGCCGCGAGGGTTCGACAACGGCCATGCTTCCAGACGGCGGTACGGAGACGGTCCCGCAATCGCAGGCGGTGTCCACAGACGAGTCGGATGCACGCGACTCGATGTGGGACCGAACCGACGAGCCCGACGACAGCACCCGTGTCGACGACGCGGTCATCCAGTCTCGTAATCTCGACGTCTACTACGGCGAGACCCAGGCGCTACAGGGGATCGACATGGACATCCCCGAGACCAAAGTGACCGCCCTGATCGGCCCCTCGGGCTGTGGAAAGTCGACGTTCCTGCGCTCGATCAACCGGATGAACGACCTGATCGACGTCGCCAACGTCGACGGGGAGCTCTTCTTCCATGGCAAGAACGTCTACGACGAGGACGTCGATCCCGTCGCGCTCCGACGGAAGATCGGGATGGTGTTCCAGAAGCCAAACCCGTTCCCAAAGAGTATCTTCGAGAACGTCGCCTACGGGCTGCGCGTCCAGGGCAAAGACGACGACGTCGAGCGGAAGGTTCGACAGGCACTGGATCGGGCAGCGCTGCTCGACGAGGTCGATGGCCGACTCGACGAGTCCGGCCTCGACCTCTCTGGCGGGCAACAACAGCGCCTCTGCATCGCGCGGGCGATCGCCCCCGACCCGGAGGTGTTGCTCATGGACGAACCCGCGAGCGCGCTCGACCCCGTCGCGACCTCCCAGATTGAGGATCTGGTCGAGGAGTTAGCCGAGGAGTACACCGTCGTCATCGTCACCCACAACATGCAGCAAGCGGCCCGCATCTCCGATAAGACCGCAGTCTTCCTCACCGGCGGCGACCTCGTCGAGTTCGACGATACCAACAAGATCTTCAACAACCCAGAGAACCAGCGCGTCGAAGATTACATCACCGGCAAGTTCGGGTGAAGCCAGATCGTCGATTTCGCGATGGAGTTCGGTATGACCAGTTCTCTATGTGTACACCGTTGCTCACCCCAGTCAGCGTGTCGCCTGCCCGTAACGGGACTCGCCTCGCGGAACTAGCCGCGGGCACAAGCTATATCTTCGCCCGGCCAGGTCGGTGAAATATGGCCAGAAAATCGTTCGAAGAACAACTCACGGCGCTCCGCGAGGACGTCTGCTACATGGGCGAGGTCGTGATGGAACGGCTTCGCATGGGCCTCGACGCGCTCCAGCGTAAGGACCGCGAACTCGCCCGGGAAGTAATCGAGGGCGACGGCGAGGTCAACCGGATGTACCTCGATCTAGAGCAGCAGTGTGTCGATCTACTCGCCCTCCAACAGCCCGTGGCGAGCGATCTGCGCTTTATCGCCGCCTCGTTCAAGATCATCAC encodes:
- a CDS encoding AbrB/MazE/SpoVT family DNA-binding domain-containing protein, whose protein sequence is METRKVQVTGGSTYTVSLPKEWATDNDVSAGSTVEFYPEDDALLLTPRSETNRQEGTLDVTDLEGERLMRAVMTMYVSGFDIIRLEAARVTTDQRSTIRAATQGLVGVEVLEETTDSVVIQDLLDSSELSIVNAVSRMRLIAASMLQDAVVALVENDDDIAHDVVQRDDDVDRLWLVVSRIFRATLRSPRAAEELGVPREDCFDYHSSARQLERVADHAVKISKLALKLEEIPADVADALVALQEDAAGVLERSMDALFAEESEEANRLGHSARESVLEIDQHTRTIDDMLRELDPLQAQSLGLIVDSLSRSADYGGNIAETALQKAAPRP
- a CDS encoding PstS family phosphate ABC transporter substrate-binding protein produces the protein MGTQPRAGGGRGRSRRRVLLGVAGAATAGLAGCITRGEDSGLQGEIVIDGSNTLLPNSALVAELFSWENNQVEIPVRGSGTGAGFQQFCRGETDLQNASRDIADDELELCEETGVEWFRLEVVRDGIAMMKHPDNDWCDCLTTEQLGALWERNSSVETWRDLAEIGDETPENAEEWPDEVISLYGRDSASGTFDYFTEEITGSVGNIRGDYSGTPDTNAIIRGVRGNRHAIGFGGAGYYYENEDDLDLIAVDNGDGCIYPRAETIEDGSYSPLSRPMYLYVREDALEREAVREFLRFYLDNTQETARDVGFYAIEDETIAEQHAKLDELIGVDEPQAEDEPTEEDE
- the pstC gene encoding phosphate ABC transporter permease subunit PstC — encoded protein: MSTEPIDLSRDTNSVGSVVDRAAKWIFFSCALVTVLTTLAIILVLVDGAIDFFAHVSIVEYLTTTEWNPRAAENPSFGVLPLVWGTLVITVGSALIAIPVGTLTAIYLSEYADERVRRTIKPTLEVLAGIPTIVYGFFALSFITPIIQYFHPGVGTFNALSGAIVVGVMIIPMVSSISEDAMSSVPDSLRNAAYGLGATKFEVSTQVVLPASLSGILAAYILAISRAIGETMAVTLAVGMLPQITASPFAEMQTMTAYMVEIGTGDASVGSVGYMSLFAIGLTLFLMTFTMNVGSMWVQSRYREEYQ
- the pstA gene encoding phosphate ABC transporter permease PstA, with protein sequence MSAETADDGFAVDDASIRRMRLYGRIFLGLCIAATMVGIVALVALVYDVVAEAWGWLTWEFLTHPPSYLVEHYNPSNYGDLPTGPGGIYPALVGSIYLIVLTAIFTLVLGVGAAIYLEEYAAETRFTQFIEANIANLAGVPSIVYGLLGLALFVRAIGAGASLLAGALTLTLLILPIVIVQTQESLRAVPDSMRRASYGAGATKWQTIRNVVLPEAIPGVMTGIILSLSRAIGETAPIIMVGAATSMFAPPSITDPTGSFAAMPMQIFEWAKAPEGDFQHVAAAGIIVLLSVLLLMNATAIYIRNKYDRRA
- the pstB gene encoding phosphate ABC transporter ATP-binding protein PstB; translated protein: MWDRTDEPDDSTRVDDAVIQSRNLDVYYGETQALQGIDMDIPETKVTALIGPSGCGKSTFLRSINRMNDLIDVANVDGELFFHGKNVYDEDVDPVALRRKIGMVFQKPNPFPKSIFENVAYGLRVQGKDDDVERKVRQALDRAALLDEVDGRLDESGLDLSGGQQQRLCIARAIAPDPEVLLMDEPASALDPVATSQIEDLVEELAEEYTVVIVTHNMQQAARISDKTAVFLTGGDLVEFDDTNKIFNNPENQRVEDYITGKFG